Proteins from one Esox lucius isolate fEsoLuc1 chromosome 19, fEsoLuc1.pri, whole genome shotgun sequence genomic window:
- the parp12a gene encoding protein mono-ADP-ribosyltransferase PARP12 isoform X1 yields the protein MSSAVSQYITKILCGNEGSLDYKHLEQIVSKRFTVADSLLQEILCDSGRFAIREGKEKASHRVLPQDSVIVAKTSLRVCQSPLGDCRLCENLHLCRYYVSGNCMFGNNCKNSHCLDTTQNARVLERLCLNDLEEAELFQLLLQNDSYLIPEICSHYNKGVGEHGSCRFKTTCTSLHICLHFLQGDCKFGNGCKRAHTIDATARKILNGRGLSQENIRIIHRIYANKLIILSHKERTAAVAPAIQPVGKQPSSNSISESDRNEICLYFLCGHCSFKDKCVRIHCPLPYNWQVLESDGVTWKDLPNVVEVEKEYCNPGTITSGGRQFSFPLFSRGSPPVNFPTMTRGSSPVRRLSTVSSVTKPPHFVLTTEWLWYWKDECGQWKEYGQEGGMMNKASVDSLTLEKDYQTDPDSDIEFTCGRQKYILYFKEMNQQNICHKTKRPVCRRPRFLSEEDVKAKSKSFGLRGSVSNDSSRLSPSIPSHWDKKALSDSTDYELVPLSSQMEDYQMIQKLFKSTMASSTIHSIKRIQNPSLWRVFQWQKEQMMKKNGGKPVDERHLFHGTDQSIIEAICEQNFDWRACGVNGTVYGQGSYFARDASYSHKYIKSSRNRKIMFVALVLVGEFTKGCSQYRRPPQKGRGKALYDSCVDSERNPSIFVVFEKQQIYPEFLIEYL from the exons ATGTCGTCTGCCGTGTCTCAATATATAACAAAAATTCTGTGTGGAAATGAAGGCAGTTTGGACTATAAGCATCTTGAACAGATTGTTAGTAAAAGGTTCACTGTTGCAGATTCGCTCCTACAAGAAATACTTTGTGACAGCGGGAGATTTGCCATCCGCGAAGGTAAAGAAAAAGCTTCGCACCGTGTTCTCCCTCAGGACAGTGTTATTGTTGCCAAAACATCACTGCGAGTTTGTCAAAGCCCCCTTGGAGACTGTCGTCTGTGCGAAAACTTACACCTGTGCCGATACTATGTATCTGGTAACTGCATGTTCGG AAACAATTGCAAAAATTCCCACTGTCTGGATACTACCCAGAATGCCCGTGTCCTAGAAAGGTTGTGCCTAAATGACCTGGAGGAGGCAGAGCTGTTCCAACTACTGCTACAGAATGACTCCTACCTGATACCCGAG ATTTGCTCCCATTACAACAAGGGTGTTGGTGAGCATGGGTCCTGCAGATTTAAAACGACCTGTACCAGCCTCCACATCTGCCTGCACTTCCTCCAGGGAGACTGTAAGTTTGGGAATGGATGTAAGAGGGCCCACACGATCGACGCAACCGCTAGGAAGATCCTAAACGGACGAGGATTAAGCCAAGAGAACATCAGGATTATCCACAGGATCTACGCAAATAAATTAATCATCCTTTCGCACAAAGAAAGAACTGCTG CAGTAGCTCCAGCCATTCAGCCAGTTGGGAAACAGCCTTCTTCTAACTCCATCAGTGAGAGTGACAGGAATGAGATTTGCCTCTACTTCCTCTGTGGACACTGCAGCTTCAAAG ATAAGTGTGTCCGTATCCACTGCCCCCTGCCTTACAACTGGCAGGTATTGGAGAGTGATGGGGTGACTTGGAAAGACCTGCCAAATGTAGTAGAGGTGGAGAAGGAATACTGTAACCCTGGAACTATCACAAG TGGTGGAAGACAGTTTTCATTCCCTCTCTTCAGTCGAGGGAGCCCTCCTGTGAACTTCCCCACCATGACACGTGGAAGCTCTCCAGTTCGTCGTCTGTCCACTGTGTCCTCTGTTACCAAACCCCCCCACTTTGTGCTCACCACAGAATGGCTGTGGTACTGGAAGGATGAGTGTGGCCAGTGGAAAGAGTATGGCCAGGAG GGTGGTATGATGAACAAGGCATCTGTTGACTCCCTTACTCTGGAGAAGGATTACCAAACTGACCCTGACAGCGATATTGAATTCACATGTGGACGTCAAAAGTACATTCTCTATTTCAAAG AGATGAATCAGCAGAATATTTGTCACAAAACCAAACGACCGGTATGTAGAAGGCCTCGTTTTCTATCTGAGGAAGATGTGAAGGCTAAGTCAAAGAG TTTTGGTCTTCGTGGCAGCGTGTCTAATGACAGCTCCAGGTTGTCTCCGTCCATCCCTTCACACTGGGACAAGAAAGCCTTGTCTGATTCCACAGACTATGAG TTGGTTCCACTCTCAAGCCAGATGGAAGACTACCAAATGATACAGAAGCTGTTCAAATCTACCATGGCTAGCAGCACCATCCACAGCATCAAACGGATCCAGAACCCCTCCCTCTGGAGGGTCTTCCAGTG GCAGAAGGAACAGATGATGAAGAAGAATGGAGGAAAACCAGTTGACGAGAGACACCTGTTCCACGGTACAGATCAATCTATTATAGAGGCCATCTGTGAACAGAACTTTGACTGGAGGGCATGTGGTGTCAATGGAACAGTTTATGGCCAAG GAAGCTACTTTGCCAGAGATGCATCATactcacacaaatacataaaGTCGAGCAGAAACAGAAAGATCATGTTCGTGGCTCTGGTCTTGGTCGGGGAGTTTACCAAAGGATGCAGTCAGTACCGTCGCCCGCCACAGAAAGGCAGGGGCAAGGCCCTCTACGACAGCTGTGTCGACTCAGAAAGGAACCCATCgatttttgttgtgtttgagAAACAACAGATTTACCCTGAGTTCCTTATTGAATACTTGTGA
- the parp12a gene encoding protein mono-ADP-ribosyltransferase PARP12 isoform X2 has translation MSSAVSQYITKILCGNEGSLDYKHLEQIVSKRFTVADSLLQEILCDSGRFAIREGKEKASHRVLPQDSVIVAKTSLRVCQSPLGDCRLCENLHLCRYYVSGNCMFGNNCKNSHCLDTTQNARVLERLCLNDLEEAELFQLLLQNDSYLIPEICSHYNKGVGEHGSCRFKTTCTSLHICLHFLQGDCKFGNGCKRAHTIDATARKILNGRGLSQENIRIIHRIYANKLIILSHKERTAVAPAIQPVGKQPSSNSISESDRNEICLYFLCGHCSFKDKCVRIHCPLPYNWQVLESDGVTWKDLPNVVEVEKEYCNPGTITSGGRQFSFPLFSRGSPPVNFPTMTRGSSPVRRLSTVSSVTKPPHFVLTTEWLWYWKDECGQWKEYGQEGGMMNKASVDSLTLEKDYQTDPDSDIEFTCGRQKYILYFKEMNQQNICHKTKRPVCRRPRFLSEEDVKAKSKSFGLRGSVSNDSSRLSPSIPSHWDKKALSDSTDYELVPLSSQMEDYQMIQKLFKSTMASSTIHSIKRIQNPSLWRVFQWQKEQMMKKNGGKPVDERHLFHGTDQSIIEAICEQNFDWRACGVNGTVYGQGSYFARDASYSHKYIKSSRNRKIMFVALVLVGEFTKGCSQYRRPPQKGRGKALYDSCVDSERNPSIFVVFEKQQIYPEFLIEYL, from the exons ATGTCGTCTGCCGTGTCTCAATATATAACAAAAATTCTGTGTGGAAATGAAGGCAGTTTGGACTATAAGCATCTTGAACAGATTGTTAGTAAAAGGTTCACTGTTGCAGATTCGCTCCTACAAGAAATACTTTGTGACAGCGGGAGATTTGCCATCCGCGAAGGTAAAGAAAAAGCTTCGCACCGTGTTCTCCCTCAGGACAGTGTTATTGTTGCCAAAACATCACTGCGAGTTTGTCAAAGCCCCCTTGGAGACTGTCGTCTGTGCGAAAACTTACACCTGTGCCGATACTATGTATCTGGTAACTGCATGTTCGG AAACAATTGCAAAAATTCCCACTGTCTGGATACTACCCAGAATGCCCGTGTCCTAGAAAGGTTGTGCCTAAATGACCTGGAGGAGGCAGAGCTGTTCCAACTACTGCTACAGAATGACTCCTACCTGATACCCGAG ATTTGCTCCCATTACAACAAGGGTGTTGGTGAGCATGGGTCCTGCAGATTTAAAACGACCTGTACCAGCCTCCACATCTGCCTGCACTTCCTCCAGGGAGACTGTAAGTTTGGGAATGGATGTAAGAGGGCCCACACGATCGACGCAACCGCTAGGAAGATCCTAAACGGACGAGGATTAAGCCAAGAGAACATCAGGATTATCCACAGGATCTACGCAAATAAATTAATCATCCTTTCGCACAAAGAAAGAACTGCTG TAGCTCCAGCCATTCAGCCAGTTGGGAAACAGCCTTCTTCTAACTCCATCAGTGAGAGTGACAGGAATGAGATTTGCCTCTACTTCCTCTGTGGACACTGCAGCTTCAAAG ATAAGTGTGTCCGTATCCACTGCCCCCTGCCTTACAACTGGCAGGTATTGGAGAGTGATGGGGTGACTTGGAAAGACCTGCCAAATGTAGTAGAGGTGGAGAAGGAATACTGTAACCCTGGAACTATCACAAG TGGTGGAAGACAGTTTTCATTCCCTCTCTTCAGTCGAGGGAGCCCTCCTGTGAACTTCCCCACCATGACACGTGGAAGCTCTCCAGTTCGTCGTCTGTCCACTGTGTCCTCTGTTACCAAACCCCCCCACTTTGTGCTCACCACAGAATGGCTGTGGTACTGGAAGGATGAGTGTGGCCAGTGGAAAGAGTATGGCCAGGAG GGTGGTATGATGAACAAGGCATCTGTTGACTCCCTTACTCTGGAGAAGGATTACCAAACTGACCCTGACAGCGATATTGAATTCACATGTGGACGTCAAAAGTACATTCTCTATTTCAAAG AGATGAATCAGCAGAATATTTGTCACAAAACCAAACGACCGGTATGTAGAAGGCCTCGTTTTCTATCTGAGGAAGATGTGAAGGCTAAGTCAAAGAG TTTTGGTCTTCGTGGCAGCGTGTCTAATGACAGCTCCAGGTTGTCTCCGTCCATCCCTTCACACTGGGACAAGAAAGCCTTGTCTGATTCCACAGACTATGAG TTGGTTCCACTCTCAAGCCAGATGGAAGACTACCAAATGATACAGAAGCTGTTCAAATCTACCATGGCTAGCAGCACCATCCACAGCATCAAACGGATCCAGAACCCCTCCCTCTGGAGGGTCTTCCAGTG GCAGAAGGAACAGATGATGAAGAAGAATGGAGGAAAACCAGTTGACGAGAGACACCTGTTCCACGGTACAGATCAATCTATTATAGAGGCCATCTGTGAACAGAACTTTGACTGGAGGGCATGTGGTGTCAATGGAACAGTTTATGGCCAAG GAAGCTACTTTGCCAGAGATGCATCATactcacacaaatacataaaGTCGAGCAGAAACAGAAAGATCATGTTCGTGGCTCTGGTCTTGGTCGGGGAGTTTACCAAAGGATGCAGTCAGTACCGTCGCCCGCCACAGAAAGGCAGGGGCAAGGCCCTCTACGACAGCTGTGTCGACTCAGAAAGGAACCCATCgatttttgttgtgtttgagAAACAACAGATTTACCCTGAGTTCCTTATTGAATACTTGTGA